A DNA window from Acidobacteriota bacterium contains the following coding sequences:
- a CDS encoding DUF2271 domain-containing protein, giving the protein MTPSRAHWGWLPVLAMAATIAAILPGPLDAASPAVEAPPLELVVTIPQIQAHPYHRPYIAVWIETPERNVVRNLVLWYEEDTWLKDLRQWWRVYGRYEGHDAEQKGVDGFSGATRRPNQYTVDWNGLDDRGAAVPAGRYVVRFEASREEGGRSYLELPIEVSEEGTVTAATPEVEADGELGPITVRNPASRKESAP; this is encoded by the coding sequence ATGACTCCCTCGAGGGCCCATTGGGGCTGGCTGCCCGTCCTGGCGATGGCGGCGACCATCGCCGCCATCCTACCGGGCCCCCTCGATGCCGCCTCTCCCGCCGTGGAAGCACCGCCGCTGGAGCTGGTGGTGACGATTCCGCAGATCCAAGCGCACCCTTACCACCGCCCCTACATCGCCGTCTGGATCGAGACACCGGAACGCAACGTCGTGCGCAATCTGGTGCTCTGGTATGAGGAAGACACCTGGCTCAAAGATCTGCGCCAGTGGTGGCGGGTCTACGGCCGCTACGAGGGACACGACGCCGAGCAGAAAGGCGTCGACGGCTTCAGCGGCGCCACCCGGCGCCCGAACCAATACACGGTGGACTGGAACGGCCTCGACGACCGTGGCGCGGCGGTGCCCGCTGGACGCTACGTGGTGCGTTTCGAGGCGTCACGGGAGGAAGGCGGCCGATCCTACTTAGAGCTGCCCATCGAGGTGTCGGAGGAAGGCACGGTCACCGCCGCCACCCCGGAGGTCGAAGCCGATGGCGAGCTCGGCCCGATCACAGTTCGAAACCCCGCTTCACGGAAGGAGTCCGCACCATGA
- a CDS encoding PepSY-associated TM helix domain-containing protein has product MKTETAAAAPAASGLEDREPDTAAAPRIPVVIPTITESGKQPRRKKPRFGPRFFRISRWLHVYTSTALFGLLAFFCLTGIFLNHGWYGDDDPRITVHRQPLGEELRRLLPAGEVPDTRELSQVLENRLGLGAPASIDVDVEYGEVVVNYDVPAGYTTVLFDLPAGEMEVERQHGSAVGILNDLHKGRHSGTVWSWIIDGSGVLMLIFALTGMILLFQNKRIRRPGLWAALWGLLTPVLVYLLFVPSH; this is encoded by the coding sequence ATGAAGACTGAAACCGCCGCTGCAGCACCTGCAGCTTCCGGACTCGAAGACCGTGAACCGGACACCGCTGCCGCGCCGAGGATCCCCGTGGTGATCCCTACCATCACCGAGTCCGGCAAGCAGCCGCGGAGGAAGAAGCCGCGCTTCGGCCCTCGCTTCTTCCGCATCTCCCGCTGGCTCCACGTCTACACCTCGACGGCCCTCTTCGGCCTCCTCGCCTTCTTCTGTCTCACCGGCATCTTCCTCAATCACGGCTGGTACGGCGACGACGACCCGCGCATCACCGTCCATCGGCAGCCGCTGGGCGAGGAGCTACGCCGCCTCCTGCCCGCCGGCGAGGTCCCCGATACCCGGGAGCTCTCCCAGGTCCTGGAGAACCGTCTCGGCCTTGGCGCACCGGCGTCCATCGACGTCGACGTCGAATATGGGGAGGTCGTGGTGAACTACGACGTGCCCGCGGGCTACACCACGGTGCTCTTCGACCTGCCGGCCGGCGAGATGGAAGTCGAGCGCCAGCACGGTTCCGCCGTGGGCATCCTCAACGATCTGCACAAGGGGCGGCACTCCGGCACCGTGTGGAGCTGGATCATCGACGGCAGCGGCGTTCTGATGCTGATCTTCGCCCTCACCGGGATGATTCTCCTCTTCCAGAACAAGCGCATCCGGCGCCCCGGCCTGTGGGCTGCTCTCTGGGGGTTGCTCACCCCCGTCTTGGTCTACCTACTCTTCGTTCCCTCCCACTGA
- a CDS encoding DUF4198 domain-containing protein, whose protein sequence is MIASNLFSIELSAPPRRRPWQALAARGLVLAAACLLTASAFAHSRWIEPSHTILSGDEAQGVTFDLSVSNDIFHPDFPFGGPTMSRSPLSRAVPTVTRPDGSVDTSAVPEHFARKSVFDVDLAQDGTYTVEVASEPMLLTFWGRPGDQRGGRGFGSKEQVAEQIPDDAVDITTRRIHTRIVTWVTRNAPTKPALSGQGLELAGVHPNDLFAGESLRFRLLLDGQAAPAGTEIQLTRAGTRHRNDRNRVRAQTDAQGTFEVTLPEAGYYLLEAETETKGAGGTEGVDSETYSLFATLEVQPQ, encoded by the coding sequence ATGATTGCCTCGAACCTCTTCTCCATAGAGTTGTCCGCCCCTCCCCGCCGGCGCCCGTGGCAGGCCCTGGCCGCCCGCGGCCTGGTACTTGCCGCCGCCTGTCTGCTCACCGCCTCGGCCTTCGCCCACAGCCGTTGGATCGAGCCCAGCCATACGATCTTGTCGGGAGACGAAGCTCAGGGCGTGACCTTCGACCTCAGCGTTTCCAACGACATCTTCCATCCCGATTTCCCCTTCGGCGGCCCGACCATGAGCCGCAGCCCGCTGAGCCGCGCGGTGCCCACCGTCACCCGGCCCGACGGATCGGTGGACACCTCTGCGGTGCCCGAGCATTTCGCTCGCAAATCGGTCTTCGACGTCGATCTGGCTCAGGACGGCACCTACACCGTCGAGGTGGCCTCGGAGCCGATGTTGCTCACTTTCTGGGGCCGTCCCGGCGACCAGCGGGGCGGCCGCGGCTTCGGCTCCAAGGAGCAGGTGGCGGAGCAGATTCCGGACGACGCCGTCGACATCACCACCCGCCGCATTCACACCCGCATCGTCACCTGGGTGACCCGCAACGCCCCAACGAAGCCGGCGCTCTCCGGCCAGGGCCTGGAGCTCGCCGGCGTCCATCCCAACGACCTCTTCGCGGGGGAGAGCCTGCGTTTCCGCCTGCTCCTGGACGGCCAGGCGGCGCCGGCGGGCACCGAGATCCAGCTGACCCGGGCGGGGACCCGCCACCGCAACGACCGCAACCGGGTCCGCGCCCAGACCGATGCCCAGGGCACCTTCGAGGTGACGCTGCCGGAAGCTGGCTATTACCTGCTGGAAGCGGAGACCGAGACGAAAGGAGCAGGGGGAACGGAGGGCGTCGACAGCGAGACCTACTCCCTCTTCGCCACCCTCGAGGTTCAGCCTCAGTGA